The Fictibacillus phosphorivorans genomic sequence TCGGTACTTTTTGTAGAAGCTCTTGTAAAAGCTCTTCCATCCCCTTCTGCAAGGATTTTCCGTTTAATGCAGCAGGACGAAGGTGCAGTAGGAGTGCTCTCATCTCAAGCTGTGTTTGATGAATCGTTTCTTCAACAAGCTTTAACTGTTTGGTTTCACGTGTGTCTTCTTCTCTTCGCGTTTCATTTACAGCAGACATGATCATACTTGCAGCAAAAAGCTGCTGCGAAACGGAGTCGTGTAATTCCCTCGCCAAACGATTTCTTTCTTGGGAAATAATCTCTTGAATCCGCTTCTCTTGATCAAACGCTTTTTCAGTAGCCATCTTCTGAGACTGACGAATCTTTTCTCCTAGCTGCTTTTGAATACCTTCCATACGCTTCTTAATCGTTCGCAACTCAAGACTGCTGACTTCTTTCATATCTACTTGCCTACCGTCTTCAATGGACTTCAACGTACGATTGATGGAGTTTAGTTGTTTGCGAGACGTGATGCCTGAATTTAAACCAAAGAAAGCGCCCATGATGAACACTAAAAATGGCAAGACGAAAGCAACGGGAATATCAAGCAAGTGTTTTTGTAATAAAAAATCCCAGTTGTCGATCGGAAAAATCGTATAAACGATCGAACCTAAAACAATTGCTATAGCAAATGCAGCTAAGATACCGGAGAACATATGACGTAAAACAGTACTCATACCCGTTTCACCTCCAGACTTCCGGCAAACATACTTGTAACAATTTTTATTTTTTTATCCGCTTCTCCATACCCTTTTGTTCTGTAAAAGAGCGTTTGGTTAAAAAGTTTAGATTCACTTCGGTCAAAAATCCTTGAATTACCCATGATCATCGAGTGGCTGACTGCTGCTTCTATCTCATAAGGAACATAAATCGTAATATTCCCAATCGTACCGCGGATGAGAATTACCGATTCCCCATGGGGTAAGATGGTCTGGTTCAAGTCGATGATCGTATCACCAGGACCACATTGGATGTTAATATCGTTCCATTCATACACATGTTCTGGTGTTTGTTGTGTGCCAAGCAGAAGATTTTTTAACAACGTTTCTTTTCTGTATATATCATCTTGTGACCTAGTAGAATCCGCTTCAAACTGAGGTGTAACAAAAACCGGGTTTTGTTTGGTTTGATAAAATTCATAGATCACATAGATGACGAATGCGACCAATAAGAGCTTAAAGGTGAACATACTTAATACGTTCATGACTGCGATAAAAACACCGAGCCAGAACATGATCTTGCCGGAGCGCTTCGGCATTCGTTTTTTTCCAAAGAACATGAGTGCAGCGCTAATTAAAAGAGAAAATAAAATTCCTCCACCGTTTAGAGTTGCTTCTAAAAGCACTAAAACAACCGCTAATAAAAGCCCCCAACTTAAGAAATCACTTCTTTTCCGATTCAGCATCTACACTCACTCACTTTCTGTCATAAACGAGGTAAAAGGCGCAGCAATTTGCGCCTTGTCTCTTATTTTATCGTATCACATACTGTCTCAAACGGTAGTAGATGATTCTTCTTTTTTCCAATCTTTTTCAAGTTTAG encodes the following:
- a CDS encoding sensor histidine kinase, whose protein sequence is MSTVLRHMFSGILAAFAIAIVLGSIVYTIFPIDNWDFLLQKHLLDIPVAFVLPFLVFIMGAFFGLNSGITSRKQLNSINRTLKSIEDGRQVDMKEVSSLELRTIKKRMEGIQKQLGEKIRQSQKMATEKAFDQEKRIQEIISQERNRLARELHDSVSQQLFAASMIMSAVNETRREEDTRETKQLKLVEETIHQTQLEMRALLLHLRPAALNGKSLQKGMEELLQELLQKVPIELKWKIETIPLAKGVEDHLFRILQESVSNILRHAQANKAQILLVQRDDLIILRIEDDGVGFKMDQEKTGSYGLQNMHERAAEIGGTLKIVSLPGEGTRLEVKVPILKAGDDGNDQSIISG
- the liaF gene encoding cell wall-active antibiotics response protein LiaF, producing the protein MLNRKRSDFLSWGLLLAVVLVLLEATLNGGGILFSLLISAALMFFGKKRMPKRSGKIMFWLGVFIAVMNVLSMFTFKLLLVAFVIYVIYEFYQTKQNPVFVTPQFEADSTRSQDDIYRKETLLKNLLLGTQQTPEHVYEWNDINIQCGPGDTIIDLNQTILPHGESVILIRGTIGNITIYVPYEIEAAVSHSMIMGNSRIFDRSESKLFNQTLFYRTKGYGEADKKIKIVTSMFAGSLEVKRV